One genomic segment of Ehrlichia chaffeensis str. Arkansas includes these proteins:
- a CDS encoding glutathione S-transferase family protein, whose product MKFTMDTLYHFPLCPFSRKVRIFLKEKKFNFHQIEENPWKKREEFIKINPVCQVPVLISGQHVIADSQAICEYIEELYDSISLLGNSLYIRSTVRKLIYWIDYKFYHEITRYIINEKVSKYYIKNASPDSRFIQAARQNLLPHIRYIERLLNNNSWIACNEFTLADITLAAHISVLDFMNIFPWHSTAILKEWYSVIKSKPSFSDILNDKVIGITPPVHYNQLDF is encoded by the coding sequence ATGAAATTTACTATGGATACATTGTATCATTTTCCACTATGTCCTTTTTCCAGAAAAGTACGCATCTTTCTCAAAGAAAAAAAATTTAACTTTCATCAGATAGAAGAAAACCCCTGGAAAAAACGTGAAGAGTTTATAAAAATCAACCCTGTATGTCAGGTCCCCGTATTAATCAGTGGACAACATGTGATTGCAGATAGCCAAGCAATTTGTGAATACATTGAAGAATTATATGATAGTATATCACTACTTGGGAATTCACTATACATAAGGTCAACAGTGCGCAAGTTAATATACTGGATTGACTATAAATTTTATCATGAAATTACAAGATATATCATAAATGAAAAAGTATCAAAGTATTATATAAAAAATGCTAGTCCAGATTCTAGGTTTATCCAAGCAGCAAGACAAAATTTATTGCCTCATATAAGGTACATAGAAAGATTACTCAATAATAATAGTTGGATTGCTTGCAATGAATTTACTTTAGCAGATATAACATTAGCTGCACACATATCAGTTTTAGATTTCATGAATATTTTTCCATGGCATTCAACAGCCATATTAAAAGAATGGTATTCCGTAATAAAGTCTAAACCATCATTTAGCGATATATTAAATGACAAAGTAATAGGTATAACACCTCCTGTACATTACAATCAACTGGATTTCTAA
- a CDS encoding biotin--[acetyl-CoA-carboxylase] ligase, translated as MKLNLSNINLPNGYTLEHHKILYSTNYEAIKLAECGAEDGTIIISDKQIKGRGRYERTWYSPTGNLYFSIIITKFKETFPLPFIAALSVGKTLEEILINNNNTTSKVEYKWPNDILVNSKKISGILLESKTLNNTLQKWIVVGIGINMYKAPTYATTIKEHNQNFTLSNLELLEKVINNFYNFRKHYIYHGFADIRNLWLKQTCHLNREITVKSYKHTYTGQFITIDTQGNMLMKQNDKTICITSGEIFNI; from the coding sequence ATGAAACTAAACCTATCTAATATAAATCTACCAAACGGATATACTTTAGAACATCACAAAATTTTATATAGTACAAATTACGAAGCAATCAAACTTGCAGAATGCGGAGCTGAAGATGGTACAATAATCATATCCGATAAACAAATTAAAGGTAGAGGAAGATATGAGCGCACATGGTACTCCCCCACAGGCAATTTATATTTCAGTATTATTATAACAAAATTCAAAGAAACGTTCCCTTTACCATTTATTGCAGCATTATCTGTTGGAAAAACACTGGAAGAAATATTAATAAATAACAACAACACAACATCAAAAGTAGAATATAAATGGCCCAATGATATATTAGTAAATAGTAAAAAAATATCAGGTATATTGTTAGAAAGTAAAACATTGAATAACACACTACAAAAATGGATAGTAGTCGGCATAGGCATCAATATGTATAAAGCACCAACATATGCAACAACAATCAAGGAGCATAATCAAAATTTCACCCTATCTAACTTAGAATTACTGGAAAAAGTAATAAATAATTTTTACAACTTCAGAAAGCATTATATTTATCACGGGTTTGCAGATATAAGGAACCTATGGCTCAAACAAACATGTCATTTAAACAGAGAAATAACTGTTAAAAGCTACAAACACACTTACACTGGTCAATTCATTACAATAGATACACAAGGTAACATGTTAATGAAACAAAACGATAAAACAATATGCATCACCTCAGGAGAAATATTTAATATCTAA
- the tatA gene encoding twin-arginine translocase TatA gives MTLGPWQIFLILIIILVLFGAGRLPEVMSDLGKGIRNLKQELKDNKFASTEDEPNR, from the coding sequence ATGACTTTAGGTCCATGGCAAATTTTTTTAATTTTAATAATAATTTTAGTATTGTTTGGTGCAGGCAGATTACCAGAGGTTATGAGTGACTTAGGCAAAGGTATTCGTAATCTAAAACAAGAATTGAAAGATAATAAGTTTGCATCAACGGAAGACGAACCAAACCGTTAG
- a CDS encoding ABC transporter ATP-binding protein: MVGLQLNNVCYKYKKGQFLLHNISMSCKQGEVICLLGPSGCGKSTILKLIAGLENLHCGSIYINNKILASSNFCMPTEERNVGLIFQHPSLFPHQTVIENVMFAVRNLPKIQKFNVALDILKSINMVAYKDMYPDMLSGGQQQLITIARAIAQKPEVILLDEPFSSLDTALRINIRRHVLSLLKAKGITVLLVTHDPEEALEVADIIYVMRDGYIVQHGTPYEIYYSPKDHMLAQFFGEINRFVCTVKDSCIELPIGKIPAQSFTNGEKVVVCIRPEAIISDSDKGVKAVVKQIKFFNNMICVCVGDCLCWMRFANVVLPQVGDTIFILLDLNKILLFKV; encoded by the coding sequence ATGGTAGGTTTACAGTTAAACAATGTCTGTTATAAATATAAAAAAGGTCAATTTTTATTGCATAATATTAGTATGAGTTGTAAACAAGGAGAAGTTATTTGTCTTCTTGGCCCTTCTGGGTGTGGTAAGTCTACAATACTAAAGTTAATTGCTGGGTTGGAGAATTTACATTGTGGTTCCATATATATAAATAATAAAATTTTAGCTAGCAGTAACTTTTGTATGCCAACTGAAGAACGTAATGTTGGCTTAATATTTCAGCATCCTTCTTTATTTCCACATCAGACTGTTATTGAAAATGTAATGTTTGCTGTTAGAAATTTGCCTAAAATACAGAAGTTTAATGTTGCACTAGATATATTAAAATCTATTAATATGGTAGCATATAAAGATATGTATCCTGATATGCTTTCTGGAGGACAACAACAGTTAATTACAATTGCTAGAGCAATTGCTCAGAAACCAGAAGTGATATTGTTAGATGAACCATTTTCTAGTCTTGATACAGCATTACGGATTAATATTAGAAGGCATGTGTTATCATTATTAAAAGCTAAGGGAATTACTGTATTACTTGTTACTCATGATCCGGAGGAAGCATTAGAAGTTGCAGATATAATATATGTTATGCGTGATGGATATATAGTTCAGCATGGTACCCCATATGAGATATATTATAGTCCCAAAGATCATATGTTAGCACAGTTTTTCGGTGAGATTAATCGTTTTGTTTGTACAGTGAAGGATTCTTGTATAGAATTACCGATAGGGAAAATACCAGCACAATCTTTTACTAATGGAGAAAAAGTAGTAGTTTGTATAAGACCTGAGGCAATAATTTCTGATTCAGATAAAGGAGTAAAAGCTGTAGTAAAACAGATAAAATTTTTTAATAATATGATCTGTGTTTGTGTAGGTGATTGTTTGTGTTGGATGAGGTTTGCTAATGTAGTTTTACCACAAGTTGGTGATACTATATTTATCTTGCTTGACTTAAATAAAATTTTATTATTTAAGGTATAG
- a CDS encoding metal ABC transporter ATP-binding protein: MFHKLLNKSEILAYDKKYVNNYIINVENLSFFYSKEKVIDDISFQVKFGEIVTILGPNGGGKTTLIRILVGIYRNYIGVIKYAKNFIIGYLPQHFSVNSLIPMTVKYFLNSSYTKSKRKLKLSDVLKDINIEKILDRQMSEISHGELQLVLLARCLMLNPDIIILDEPVSCMDVNAKDSFYKLINKLISIYNLSVIMTSHDLHFVMSNSYRVICINRSIYCEGSPSEIVKNEKFLKMFSSYA; this comes from the coding sequence ATGTTTCATAAGTTATTAAATAAAAGTGAAATTCTTGCATATGATAAAAAGTACGTCAATAACTATATTATAAATGTTGAAAATCTTTCATTTTTTTATTCTAAAGAAAAAGTTATAGATGATATTAGCTTCCAAGTAAAATTTGGTGAAATTGTTACAATTTTAGGTCCAAACGGAGGAGGAAAGACAACATTAATTCGTATTCTGGTTGGGATATACAGAAATTATATAGGAGTTATAAAATATGCAAAAAATTTTATTATAGGATATTTGCCACAACATTTTAGTGTGAATTCTCTTATTCCAATGACAGTAAAATATTTTTTAAATTCTAGTTATACAAAGAGCAAAAGAAAATTGAAGTTAAGTGATGTATTAAAAGACATTAATATTGAAAAAATATTAGATCGGCAAATGTCGGAGATATCTCATGGGGAATTACAATTAGTTTTACTTGCAAGATGTTTGATGTTAAATCCTGATATAATTATTCTAGATGAACCAGTGAGTTGTATGGATGTTAATGCAAAAGATAGCTTTTACAAATTGATCAACAAATTGATTTCTATATATAATTTAAGTGTAATTATGACTTCTCATGATTTACATTTTGTAATGTCAAATTCTTATCGTGTTATATGTATTAATAGGAGTATTTATTGTGAAGGATCTCCAAGTGAGATTGTAAAAAATGAAAAGTTCTTAAAAATGTTTTCATCTTATGCTTAG
- the recR gene encoding recombination mediator RecR, translating to MDINKLIAMFAKLPSFGPSSSRRIVLHLLRNKEEIMLPLASGIQDLAFQAKECPVCFNIDVKSPCSICSDTKRDHQLLCIVEELGDLWAFEKGKIYQGVYHVLGGTLSAIYGIGPDQLNLDSIVERIKKFNVQEVIIGIGNTMDGQVTTHYITQMVKELGIKVTRLACGIPMGGEIDYLDEGTLSAALSSRYIIS from the coding sequence GTGGATATTAATAAGTTAATTGCTATGTTTGCAAAACTTCCTAGTTTTGGGCCATCTTCTTCTAGAAGAATTGTACTTCATTTACTTCGTAACAAAGAAGAAATTATGTTGCCTTTAGCATCAGGAATTCAGGATTTAGCGTTTCAGGCTAAGGAGTGTCCTGTATGTTTTAATATAGATGTTAAGTCACCATGTAGCATTTGTTCTGATACTAAACGTGATCATCAGTTGTTATGTATAGTAGAAGAACTAGGAGATTTATGGGCATTTGAAAAAGGAAAAATATATCAAGGTGTGTACCATGTATTAGGAGGGACTTTGTCTGCAATTTATGGGATAGGACCTGATCAATTGAATTTGGATAGTATTGTAGAAAGAATAAAAAAATTTAATGTACAAGAAGTGATTATAGGGATAGGAAATACTATGGATGGACAGGTTACTACTCATTATATAACTCAAATGGTTAAGGAACTAGGGATTAAGGTAACTAGATTAGCTTGTGGTATACCTATGGGAGGAGAAATAGATTATTTAGACGAAGGGACTTTAAGTGCAGCTTTATCATCTCGATATATTATATCTTAA
- the ubiB gene encoding 2-polyprenylphenol 6-hydroxylase, producing the protein MLSTFSNIISLLNILSVLVRYNILPYTYLFAKRSIRKKSRGEKIAMAMQKLGPIFIKFGQSISSRTDIIGEEIASHLLCLCDKLPAFPYVDVVKIVEEDFKCKINEVFCEFEQNPIAAASIAQVHKAKDINGNVRAVKVLRPRIEKIFERDIKLMFWLARVAQNFQSLQRFQLLQLVQTFHEICKMEIDLRFEAANAEELRSNIQSDKGCYVPEVDWTRTTRRVLTLEWIDAVPIYNVYKSENCKALVENLIFCFCNQVYRDRFFHADMHPGNLMVDAKGRVVIIDFGIVGRLDKATCMYVTEILVGFLKRDYQYVADIHYRAGYVDAKYSNFVTACCAIGEPIVGKNTENISISALLTQLFKVTADFNMKLQPQLFLLQKTTVLIEGVCRQLCPEVNMWKIAELWMEKYAIEKNKYIQKLKRSYLCQAIHDVPLFMKKVDKSLDLINNYQELSKAKTSISRDVIWALIVLGLIIKLIIG; encoded by the coding sequence ATGCTTAGTACCTTCTCTAATATAATTTCTTTACTGAATATATTAAGTGTTTTAGTAAGGTATAACATATTACCTTATACCTATCTTTTTGCTAAAAGATCAATTAGGAAAAAATCTCGAGGAGAGAAGATTGCAATGGCTATGCAAAAACTTGGCCCAATTTTTATTAAATTTGGTCAATCTATATCTTCTAGGACTGATATTATTGGGGAAGAAATTGCAAGTCATCTGCTCTGTTTATGTGATAAATTACCAGCTTTTCCTTATGTAGATGTTGTAAAAATTGTAGAGGAGGATTTTAAGTGTAAGATAAATGAAGTGTTTTGTGAATTTGAGCAGAACCCTATTGCTGCTGCATCTATTGCACAGGTACATAAGGCTAAAGATATTAATGGCAATGTAAGGGCTGTGAAGGTTTTGAGACCACGCATTGAAAAAATTTTTGAACGGGATATTAAATTAATGTTTTGGCTTGCAAGGGTAGCACAAAACTTTCAAAGTCTGCAACGATTTCAATTATTACAGCTTGTACAAACATTTCATGAGATATGTAAAATGGAAATAGATTTGCGTTTTGAAGCAGCAAATGCTGAGGAGTTGAGATCTAATATTCAGAGTGATAAGGGATGTTATGTACCAGAAGTAGATTGGACTAGGACTACAAGACGTGTATTGACATTAGAATGGATAGATGCTGTACCAATATATAATGTTTACAAGTCAGAGAATTGTAAAGCACTAGTGGAAAATTTAATCTTTTGTTTTTGTAATCAAGTGTATAGAGATAGATTTTTTCATGCAGATATGCATCCAGGAAATCTTATGGTAGATGCAAAGGGAAGAGTTGTAATTATAGATTTTGGAATTGTGGGGAGGTTAGATAAAGCTACATGTATGTATGTTACAGAGATACTTGTAGGTTTCTTAAAAAGAGATTATCAATATGTTGCTGATATCCATTATAGAGCTGGATATGTTGATGCAAAATATAGTAATTTTGTTACAGCTTGTTGTGCTATAGGTGAACCTATAGTTGGTAAAAATACGGAAAATATATCTATTTCAGCATTATTAACTCAATTATTTAAAGTTACTGCTGATTTTAATATGAAATTGCAACCCCAACTTTTTCTATTACAAAAAACTACAGTATTGATAGAAGGTGTATGTAGGCAATTGTGTCCTGAAGTTAATATGTGGAAAATAGCGGAATTATGGATGGAAAAGTATGCTATTGAAAAAAATAAATATATTCAAAAATTAAAAAGATCTTACTTGTGTCAAGCTATACATGATGTTCCTTTATTTATGAAAAAAGTTGATAAAAGTTTAGATTTAATAAATAACTATCAAGAGCTAAGTAAAGCAAAAACAAGTATTAGTAGAGATGTTATATGGGCATTAATAGTACTTGGTTTAATTATCAAGCTAATTATAGGATAG
- a CDS encoding zinc ABC transporter substrate-binding protein has translation MKHTILLLLFYILLHPTIGYSVPRIIATINPIYSLVNAVTNGITKPVLLINEPVSIHDYMLKPSDKRKLKDSDIIFYVDDHLETFINKIQNKTLVKLSEVIELLPSRYDSNFSYKIHTTSNDLHIWLSPENAKNIVNQIKTVLCNADPENAEKYSNNANLALTQITKQTEKIKSTLSSVKTKPYIVTHDAYQYFEKYFGLNFIAALSSSHDTNISVKRLMHIKKIITQHKIKCIFSESSNDKVKNLFLKYQVKFQILDPIGNTLAAKDNAYFDIMQNIANNFLQCLSEE, from the coding sequence ATGAAACATACAATCCTTCTCTTGCTCTTTTATATATTATTACATCCTACTATAGGATATTCTGTACCAAGAATTATAGCAACTATAAACCCAATATATTCACTAGTTAATGCAGTCACTAATGGTATAACAAAGCCAGTTCTTTTAATCAATGAACCAGTATCAATACATGATTACATGTTAAAACCATCTGACAAAAGGAAATTAAAGGATAGTGATATAATATTTTACGTAGATGATCACCTTGAAACTTTTATAAACAAAATACAAAACAAAACGTTAGTCAAACTCTCAGAGGTAATAGAATTATTACCATCAAGATACGATTCTAACTTTTCTTATAAAATTCACACAACATCAAATGATCTACACATTTGGTTAAGCCCAGAAAATGCAAAAAATATAGTCAATCAAATAAAAACGGTTTTATGTAATGCAGATCCAGAAAATGCAGAAAAGTATTCCAATAATGCAAACTTAGCATTGACACAAATTACAAAACAAACAGAAAAGATAAAAAGTACCCTAAGCTCTGTCAAGACAAAGCCTTACATAGTTACACATGATGCATATCAATATTTTGAAAAATACTTCGGATTAAATTTTATAGCAGCTCTTTCTTCAAGCCATGATACAAATATCAGCGTAAAAAGGCTAATGCATATCAAAAAAATTATTACTCAACACAAAATAAAATGTATTTTTTCTGAATCTTCAAATGATAAAGTCAAGAATTTATTTCTAAAATACCAAGTAAAATTTCAAATACTTGACCCCATAGGCAACACCCTAGCAGCAAAAGATAATGCATATTTTGACATTATGCAAAATATTGCCAATAACTTTCTACAGTGTCTATCAGAGGAATAA
- a CDS encoding protein-disulfide reductase DsbD domain-containing protein, whose product MKTKKIEAALQVTIQNGWHIYYKTPGDLGLPTAFQWQDNTFKSIHVHWPKPLEHTDTVGDNTFHSNIYKDIVIFPISLVLKDNKQKELNTTLRIRYAVCKDVCIPREKVIILNQLLQDYQNQQTMQLINFWKTK is encoded by the coding sequence ATGAAAACCAAAAAAATTGAAGCAGCTCTTCAAGTGACAATACAAAATGGTTGGCATATTTATTACAAAACACCTGGAGATCTTGGTTTACCAACAGCTTTTCAATGGCAAGACAACACATTTAAGAGCATACATGTACATTGGCCCAAACCATTAGAACATACAGATACTGTAGGTGACAACACATTTCATAGTAATATCTATAAAGATATTGTAATATTTCCCATATCATTAGTACTCAAAGATAACAAACAAAAAGAATTAAATACCACTTTACGCATTAGATATGCTGTATGCAAAGACGTATGTATACCTAGAGAAAAGGTAATTATATTGAACCAACTTTTACAGGATTATCAAAACCAACAAACTATGCAGTTAATTAACTTCTGGAAAACTAAATAA